The following are from one region of the Plodia interpunctella isolate USDA-ARS_2022_Savannah chromosome 23, ilPloInte3.2, whole genome shotgun sequence genome:
- the LOC128680132 gene encoding peroxynitrite isomerase THAP4-like, with the protein MEGIHEALTPISWLSGRWSTKDGHGTYPNISDFKYHEDIEFICIGQPMYNFSSLSKHPEKQTPMHQERGFLRIKPGTNELAFMVSHNFGLTSHEEGTCDVEKKEIVLETVTINRMSFAKPPVVKKFKRIMKLVMPDTLEVTLFMETENTPLSEHLKAVYKKVEG; encoded by the exons ATGGAGGGAATACATGAAGCTCTAACACCTATTTCTTGGCTTTCTGGGCGTTGGAGCACTAAGGATGGGCATGGGACTTACCCAAATATCagtgattttaaatatcatgAAGACATtgagtttatttgtattg GACAACCAATGTATAACTTCTCATCACTATCGAAACACCCTGAGAAGCAGACCCCAATGCACCAGGAACGTGGCTTTCTTCGCATCAAGCCCGGCACGAACGAGTTAGCTTTTATGGTTAGCCATAACTTTGGGCTCACATCCCACGAGGAAGGCACATGTGACGTAGAAAAGAAGGAGATAGTCTTAGAAACTGTGACCATCAACAGAATGTCATTCGCCAAACCGCCAGTGGtgaaaaaattcaaaagaaTCATGAAACTAGTGATGCCAGATACACTggaagtgactttgtttaTGGAAACAGAGAACACTCCATTGTCTGAACATCTGAAAgctgtttataaaaaagttgaagGATAa